Proteins encoded together in one Campylobacter concisus window:
- the pepT gene encoding peptidase T, with the protein MDVVERFLNYTKFNTTTNKENGLKGVMPSNPTEYELAKFLKDELSSLGIKDIILQDNAILIAKIPANCENAPSIAFFAHLDTSSEQKNDTKAKIVKYTGGDICLNEEQGIYLKFSDNPELKKYEGDDIVVTDGTSLLGADDKAAIASIVNMASYFMQNPDVKHGKIVICFVPDEEQGLLGAKALDANLLGADFGYCLDCCEIGELIYENWNAADCTMVFKGVSAHPMNAKGKLVNSLLLAHKFISLLPGGEVPECTEGKEGYFWVKELSGNSAKTTLKIDIREFDEVKFQKRLEFLSDMANSFNKIYGERCEITLTTRYENVFKFLKDENSLPIKLAKDAFSELNITPNIKPMRGGYDGAVISAKGVPTLNLFTGANNFHSIFEYLPVSSLKAASEVIKKIVINATK; encoded by the coding sequence ATGGATGTCGTAGAGAGATTTTTAAACTACACAAAATTTAACACTACAACAAATAAAGAGAATGGATTAAAAGGCGTTATGCCTTCTAACCCAACCGAGTACGAGCTGGCTAAGTTTTTAAAAGATGAGCTTAGCTCGCTTGGTATCAAAGACATCATTCTACAAGACAATGCTATCTTGATAGCAAAAATTCCTGCAAATTGCGAAAATGCTCCAAGTATAGCCTTTTTTGCGCACTTAGATACAAGTAGTGAGCAAAAAAACGACACAAAAGCTAAGATAGTAAAATACACAGGTGGTGACATCTGCCTAAACGAAGAGCAGGGAATTTATCTTAAATTTAGCGACAACCCAGAGCTTAAAAAGTATGAGGGCGATGATATCGTAGTGACTGATGGCACTAGCTTGCTTGGTGCCGACGATAAGGCGGCGATCGCTAGTATCGTAAATATGGCTAGCTATTTCATGCAAAATCCTGATGTAAAGCACGGCAAGATCGTGATCTGCTTTGTGCCTGATGAGGAGCAGGGCTTGCTTGGTGCAAAAGCACTTGATGCAAATTTGCTTGGAGCTGATTTTGGCTACTGCTTAGACTGCTGCGAGATAGGCGAGCTCATATATGAAAACTGGAACGCAGCTGACTGCACGATGGTCTTTAAAGGTGTTTCAGCCCACCCGATGAACGCAAAGGGCAAGCTTGTAAATTCGCTACTTTTAGCGCATAAATTTATCTCGCTATTACCAGGCGGCGAAGTGCCAGAGTGCACCGAGGGCAAAGAGGGCTATTTCTGGGTGAAAGAGCTTAGCGGAAACAGCGCAAAAACGACGCTCAAGATCGACATAAGAGAATTTGATGAGGTAAAATTTCAAAAAAGGCTTGAGTTTTTAAGCGATATGGCAAATTCTTTTAACAAAATTTATGGAGAGCGTTGTGAGATCACGCTAACAACACGCTATGAAAATGTATTTAAATTTTTAAAAGATGAAAATTCGCTCCCGATAAAACTTGCAAAAGATGCCTTTAGTGAACTAAATATCACGCCAAATATAAAGCCGATGCGTGGCGGATACGACGGCGCTGTGATATCTGCAAAAGGTGTACCAACGCTAAATTTATTCACAGGGGCAAACAACTTTCACTCCATCTTCGAGTATTTGCCAGTTAGCAGTCTAAAAGCCGCTAGCGAAGTCATCAAAAAAATCGTAATTAACGCTACTAAATAA
- a CDS encoding argininosuccinate synthase domain-containing protein, whose product MKALALFSGGLDSMLSMKLISDQNIEVVALYMDTGFGVDEEKHEILRRRAALAGASLQVVDMRNEYLRDVLFNPKYGYGKQFNPCIDCHGYMFKTALNMLKSENANFIITGEVLGQRPMSQRRDALFQVKHLANDEDDLVLRPMCAKLLPPTKPEREGWVDREKLLDISGRDRKPQLALAKEFGFEDFATPGGGCLLTIESFAVKIKDYLNFDKEMRDIDVTWLKLGRHLRLPDGAKMIIGRDESDNNALLAHPNDKFDQVKFKESDDIVGAVSFISKNASKADKELAARLALAYTKASRENKFEVSIDSEKFSITPEDKSLAQNYFVK is encoded by the coding sequence ATGAAGGCTTTAGCTTTGTTTAGCGGAGGGCTTGATAGCATGCTCTCAATGAAATTAATAAGCGATCAAAACATCGAAGTGGTCGCACTTTATATGGATACTGGATTTGGCGTAGATGAAGAAAAACATGAAATTTTAAGACGCCGCGCAGCTTTGGCTGGGGCTAGTTTACAAGTGGTTGATATGAGAAACGAGTATCTTCGTGACGTGCTTTTTAACCCAAAATACGGCTACGGCAAGCAGTTTAACCCATGTATTGACTGCCACGGATATATGTTTAAAACGGCTCTAAATATGCTAAAAAGTGAAAATGCAAATTTCATCATCACGGGCGAAGTTTTGGGTCAAAGGCCGATGAGCCAGCGCAGAGACGCACTCTTTCAGGTTAAGCACCTAGCTAATGATGAGGACGATCTAGTGCTTCGTCCGATGTGTGCTAAACTTTTGCCGCCAACTAAGCCAGAGCGTGAGGGTTGGGTCGATAGAGAGAAGCTGCTTGATATAAGTGGGCGCGATAGAAAGCCGCAGCTTGCTTTGGCAAAGGAATTTGGCTTTGAGGACTTTGCAACGCCTGGAGGCGGTTGTTTGCTAACGATCGAGAGCTTTGCTGTGAAGATAAAGGATTATCTAAATTTTGATAAAGAGATGCGAGATATCGATGTGACGTGGCTAAAGCTTGGTAGGCATCTGCGCTTGCCAGATGGTGCAAAAATGATAATAGGCCGTGACGAGAGCGATAACAACGCTCTTTTAGCGCATCCAAATGATAAATTTGATCAAGTAAAATTTAAAGAGAGCGATGACATCGTGGGAGCTGTTAGCTTCATAAGTAAAAATGCTAGCAAAGCCGATAAAGAGCTTGCTGCAAGGCTTGCATTAGCTTATACAAAAGCAAGCAGAGAAAATAAATTTGAAGTTAGCATCGATAGCGAGAAATTTAGTATCACACCTGAGGATAAATCTCTAGCTCAAAATTATTTCGTAAAATAG
- a CDS encoding Cj0814 family flagellar-dependent secreted protein → MKVSYNSILTKQHYQKQTKSEGFANFLPNTPNINSISQTTIPKNDFVSSSSIDSLYQAKFTSQEGYGYSVDAKGFMGADFNKAAGLPQDFKIHKSTLDAIVLHNQKHPNSINFSMETKKDNQLFGEDSFANIDLANTIKQYYKIFDQISAGVISKGKEFYSAEDLAKMPKGYFSKDKKMDHFEYLMGRMTSDEIDGLTDRSNEKVTHIFRTAQDAEDAHRLWDDLSDINVEVNGNFLDFSPEVMTTEHTIPYMWVSSAGYDFKPDMSVYDNEQGYTKEQIFVAFLKNEQGLVLQGGTTRITDEALNVYKSSLILTKQDRSEIGIPKAYYDEILSGKKDLKDILARILKLRNLELKKDQTLEGLASKIMDVLKEFDERTKTREL, encoded by the coding sequence ATGAAAGTCTCTTATAACTCCATCTTAACAAAACAGCACTACCAAAAGCAGACAAAAAGCGAAGGCTTTGCAAATTTCTTGCCTAACACTCCAAATATAAATTCGATCAGCCAAACCACTATTCCTAAGAATGACTTTGTTTCATCTAGCAGTATCGACTCTCTTTATCAGGCTAAATTTACTTCACAAGAGGGTTATGGATATAGTGTAGATGCTAAAGGATTTATGGGAGCTGATTTTAACAAAGCAGCAGGCTTGCCACAGGACTTTAAAATCCACAAAAGCACACTTGATGCGATAGTGCTACACAATCAAAAGCACCCAAATAGTATAAATTTTTCAATGGAAACAAAAAAAGATAACCAACTCTTTGGAGAGGATAGCTTTGCAAATATCGATCTAGCAAATACTATCAAGCAATACTATAAAATTTTTGATCAAATTTCAGCTGGAGTTATTAGTAAGGGTAAAGAATTTTACTCAGCCGAGGACCTAGCAAAGATGCCAAAGGGCTACTTTTCAAAAGATAAAAAAATGGATCATTTCGAATATCTAATGGGTAGGATGACAAGTGACGAGATAGATGGACTAACTGATAGGAGTAATGAGAAGGTAACTCATATCTTTAGGACAGCACAAGACGCAGAAGATGCACATAGGTTATGGGATGATCTAAGCGATATAAATGTAGAAGTCAATGGAAATTTCCTTGACTTTTCTCCAGAAGTGATGACAACTGAGCATACTATCCCTTATATGTGGGTTAGTAGTGCTGGATATGACTTTAAGCCTGACATGTCTGTATATGATAACGAACAAGGCTATACAAAGGAACAAATCTTTGTTGCATTTTTAAAAAACGAGCAAGGTCTTGTGCTGCAAGGTGGCACAACAAGAATAACTGACGAGGCTCTTAATGTGTATAAAAGTTCATTAATACTTACAAAACAAGATAGAAGTGAGATAGGCATACCAAAGGCTTATTATGATGAGATACTATCTGGCAAGAAAGATCTAAAAGATATACTAGCCAGGATTTTAAAGCTTAGAAATTTAGAGCTTAAAAAAGATCAAACGCTTGAGGGACTAGCAAGCAAGATAATGGACGTTTTAAAAGAATTTGATGAGAGGACGAAGACAAGAGAGCTTTAA
- a CDS encoding response regulator: MNISPNLEPININLPKDMIYSRVLLGVDRVQTLDNTNLKSELKDIATKLISNSTYSIIQSASTSGVKSEYAKADSGTNDAFSYVDIQRRNWDKKDFENKYLFGEDASALRKVDQTSTYFSSINSKTPIKPIAAADTKFTNLNDYAYEKTIKTSLGDVEVFLDLYDDNDKLGIGKLDANGFLFNFDSNKDGVINSGDKYFDKLKVRGYDKDGNEKIFKLSEVVSEINLNDFIKKDIRNLSHEAMDFASKNTVDYRVSLNNSNPYTLFSAEYRYQKIDKEETNKFFKDHADKDGWVDLRDNKIFNEESGLNNFAYEKVGFDGKKKLSEFNPIIKPSGSKQDESFSYAGYQKDSFMKFYNDYQKESSAHSKDVEWISKNLKENDVEDADDLISKLKATKSSYMIAMESEFEKATGLEFSLENLERVKHAFESDTSKAAAALKDTDSVIAMKLNKNGTITLKFDSGRELEVKEIYNDTGKLISKDDKDSKRASINLDAKAMNDVELNRLDFKDIGIKQDEKISSLKELGAKLVKNLTDKFTSKFLIGLENGKSITTKEIYNITYLENDLKFKELSSKDRLYKKVDTRV, encoded by the coding sequence ATGAATATATCACCAAATTTAGAGCCCATAAATATAAATTTACCCAAAGATATGATCTATTCAAGGGTCCTTCTTGGCGTAGATAGAGTGCAAACTTTAGACAATACAAATTTAAAGTCTGAGCTTAAAGACATCGCTACTAAGCTTATCTCAAATAGCACTTACTCTATCATCCAAAGCGCCAGCACCAGTGGCGTGAAGTCAGAGTATGCTAAAGCAGATAGTGGGACAAACGATGCTTTTTCTTATGTGGATATACAAAGAAGAAACTGGGACAAAAAAGACTTTGAGAACAAATATCTCTTTGGCGAAGATGCCTCAGCGCTAAGGAAAGTGGATCAAACTAGCACCTATTTCTCATCTATAAATTCAAAAACTCCCATTAAGCCCATCGCGGCAGCAGATACTAAATTTACAAATTTAAATGACTACGCCTATGAAAAAACGATAAAAACCTCACTGGGTGACGTGGAGGTCTTTTTGGATCTTTATGACGATAATGACAAACTAGGTATAGGCAAGCTAGATGCAAATGGATTTTTATTTAACTTTGATAGCAACAAGGACGGAGTGATAAATTCTGGTGATAAATACTTTGATAAGCTAAAGGTTAGAGGCTACGACAAAGATGGAAATGAGAAAATTTTCAAACTAAGCGAAGTTGTAAGCGAGATAAACCTTAACGACTTTATCAAAAAAGATATTAGAAATTTAAGCCATGAGGCTATGGACTTTGCTAGCAAGAACACAGTTGATTACAGAGTTAGTTTAAATAACTCAAACCCTTATACTCTATTTTCAGCCGAGTATCGCTACCAAAAGATAGACAAAGAAGAGACTAATAAATTTTTCAAAGACCATGCAGACAAAGACGGCTGGGTAGATCTTAGGGATAATAAGATATTTAACGAAGAGAGCGGCTTAAACAACTTTGCCTATGAGAAAGTTGGCTTTGACGGCAAGAAAAAGCTTAGTGAGTTTAACCCTATCATAAAGCCTTCTGGATCTAAACAAGATGAGAGCTTTTCATACGCAGGCTATCAAAAAGATAGCTTTATGAAATTTTATAACGACTACCAAAAAGAGTCTAGCGCTCATAGCAAAGATGTAGAGTGGATAAGCAAAAATTTAAAAGAAAATGATGTAGAGGATGCAGATGATCTCATCTCAAAGCTAAAAGCCACAAAGTCATCTTATATGATCGCTATGGAGAGTGAGTTTGAAAAAGCAACTGGGCTTGAGTTTAGCCTAGAAAATTTAGAAAGAGTAAAGCATGCTTTTGAGAGTGATACGAGCAAGGCAGCAGCTGCACTAAAAGACACAGACAGCGTAATAGCTATGAAGCTAAATAAAAATGGCACGATCACACTTAAATTTGACAGCGGAAGAGAGCTAGAGGTAAAAGAAATTTATAACGACACTGGCAAGCTAATCAGCAAAGATGACAAGGATAGCAAAAGAGCAAGTATAAATTTAGACGCTAAAGCTATGAATGATGTAGAGCTAAATAGACTTGACTTTAAAGATATAGGTATAAAGCAAGATGAGAAGATATCTAGCCTAAAAGAGCTTGGAGCAAAGCTCGTTAAAAACCTCACTGATAAATTTACAAGTAAATTCCTAATCGGACTTGAAAACGGCAAAAGCATCACCACTAAAGAAATTTACAACATCACTTATCTTGAAAACGACCTAAAATTTAAAGAGCTATCTAGCAAAGATAGGCTTTATAAAAAGGTAGATACGAGAGTTTAG
- a CDS encoding Cj0814 family flagellar-dependent secreted protein has product MINALGSYPLNLEQNIKVSTKVATKQTSSELLGYKVDKDGYFTDEFNKQAGIPSNYKIHSSTLESLVRIETQSDYMQRTFDSIDILKTVNNAYKILSQVVGEDTLNSKDSFSLDEIRNFPQGFSYNRQSMQVTKIHNSIHEFGSAAADFNGKESNKQMISTLFFNPSFDGGDGRQPLKPTTDIFNNNNGGKENTVIGVFMDPHGEKYTNKDGSITKGGLIAAVINNNLDVREGETTARGKREGYDKSVDSKEFNRAFELFELMGEMKFGPGFINATDNDIAGMPKYMQDHIRSKRDFVYIDLESGFVSTPEDRRRGYEEDELSFKKMMERNLKMLKLLFGEIDKDGKKSKDFMDSFLKFSMPPLNLVKELNENPAGKYLVDMLGIKRDVDIKV; this is encoded by the coding sequence ATGATAAACGCACTTGGTAGCTACCCATTAAATTTAGAACAGAACATAAAGGTATCAACCAAAGTTGCCACCAAACAAACGAGCTCAGAGCTTTTAGGCTACAAGGTAGATAAGGATGGCTACTTTACAGATGAGTTTAATAAACAAGCTGGCATACCAAGTAATTATAAAATCCACTCAAGTACGCTGGAGTCGTTAGTAAGGATAGAGACGCAGTCTGACTATATGCAAAGGACTTTTGACAGCATCGATATACTAAAAACCGTAAATAATGCCTACAAAATCCTCTCACAAGTAGTTGGCGAAGACACGCTAAATTCAAAAGATAGCTTTAGCTTAGATGAGATAAGAAATTTCCCTCAAGGCTTTTCTTATAACCGCCAAAGTATGCAAGTAACCAAAATCCATAACTCCATTCATGAATTTGGCTCGGCTGCGGCTGATTTTAACGGCAAAGAGTCAAATAAGCAGATGATAAGCACGCTCTTTTTCAATCCAAGCTTTGATGGCGGAGATGGTAGGCAGCCACTAAAGCCAACAACAGATATCTTTAACAACAACAATGGTGGCAAAGAAAACACGGTCATTGGTGTATTTATGGATCCGCACGGAGAGAAATACACAAATAAAGACGGCTCAATAACCAAAGGCGGACTTATAGCAGCCGTTATAAACAATAACCTTGATGTGAGAGAGGGCGAGACAACCGCAAGAGGCAAAAGAGAAGGCTATGATAAGAGCGTAGATAGCAAAGAATTTAATAGAGCATTTGAGCTGTTTGAACTTATGGGCGAGATGAAATTTGGACCTGGCTTTATAAATGCTACCGATAACGATATAGCAGGTATGCCTAAATATATGCAAGATCACATTAGATCTAAAAGAGACTTTGTCTATATCGACTTAGAAAGTGGCTTTGTCAGCACTCCTGAAGATAGACGTAGGGGATATGAAGAAGACGAACTATCATTTAAAAAGATGATGGAGCGTAATCTAAAAATGCTAAAGCTACTCTTTGGTGAGATAGACAAGGACGGCAAAAAGAGCAAGGACTTTATGGATAGCTTTTTGAAATTTAGCATGCCACCTTTAAATTTAGTAAAAGAGCTAAATGAAAACCCAGCTGGAAAATACCTAGTAGATATGCTTGGTATAAAAAGAGATGTTGATATAAAGGTGTAG
- a CDS encoding cell surface protein: MITSINGLSNTPIQDNTIQKENMAKDTKDDEKAKIEALWYGPVGKSIKEIIDIDENEDNWVAKTISKIDNMLSKRYNTEQDRNAMSMKQPKTLEEAKDQVLIMYSDILKENSVDGKPTMMGKLIGLGTKEEEADLRAFMDSMSSLYPNNNKESLSLLDRTDLSIDEFKTLFAKAREKATKDVAEQRKQIIKEEQEYNANLAKEQSEKKFKPMQIKKKYETYDINKDQKFLYARELLNFKEKRGIDVLELMQKIDKKQILNKMA; the protein is encoded by the coding sequence ATGATAACTAGCATAAACGGACTTAGCAACACACCGATACAAGACAACACTATCCAAAAAGAAAACATGGCTAAAGATACCAAAGATGATGAAAAGGCCAAAATAGAAGCTTTATGGTATGGTCCAGTTGGAAAGAGCATAAAAGAGATTATTGACATAGACGAAAATGAAGATAATTGGGTTGCAAAAACGATAAGCAAAATAGATAATATGCTTTCTAAGCGTTACAATACCGAACAAGATCGCAACGCCATGTCGATGAAACAGCCAAAAACTTTAGAAGAAGCAAAAGATCAAGTCCTTATAATGTATTCTGATATATTAAAGGAAAACTCTGTTGATGGCAAGCCAACCATGATGGGCAAACTAATAGGTCTTGGCACAAAAGAAGAGGAGGCTGACCTAAGAGCTTTTATGGATAGCATGTCTTCTCTTTATCCAAATAATAACAAGGAGTCGCTTAGTCTTTTAGATAGAACTGATCTAAGCATAGATGAATTTAAAACATTATTTGCCAAAGCAAGAGAAAAAGCAACAAAGGATGTTGCAGAACAAAGAAAGCAGATAATTAAAGAAGAACAAGAATACAATGCAAATTTAGCCAAAGAGCAAAGCGAGAAGAAATTTAAACCTATGCAGATTAAAAAGAAGTATGAGACCTATGATATAAACAAGGATCAAAAATTTCTCTATGCAAGAGAGCTTTTAAATTTCAAAGAAAAAAGAGGCATAGACGTCTTAGAGCTTATGCAAAAGATAGATAAGAAGCAAATTTTAAATAAGATGGCTTAA
- a CDS encoding Cj0814 family flagellar-dependent secreted protein produces the protein MINALGSYPLNLEQNIKVSTKVATKQTSSEVLGYKVDKDGYFTDEFNKQAGIPSEYKIHSSTLESLVNVAEGTSFFSRTFKSIDIAKTAGNAYKILCQVVGEDTLNSKDSFSIDEIRNFPQGFSYNRQSMQVTKIHNSIYDFDAAASSFNYKESNKQMISTLFFNPSFDGGDGMQPLKPTTDIFNNNNGGKESVGSGVFIDPHGERYTNKDGSITRGGLLAAVINSNLDVKEGETTVFGKKQGFDKSVDSKEFSRAFELFELMGEMKFGANFNKASDSDLSGMPEYMQEYVKYKRDLVYVDLTTGFVGKYSDEEDELSFKKMMERNLKMLKLLFGEIDKDGKKSKDFMDSFLKFSMPPLNLVKELNENPAGKYLVDMLGIKRDVDIKV, from the coding sequence ATGATAAACGCACTTGGTAGCTACCCCTTAAATTTAGAGCAGAACATAAAGGTATCAACCAAAGTTGCCACCAAACAAACCAGCTCAGAGGTTTTAGGCTACAAGGTAGATAAGGATGGCTACTTTACAGATGAGTTTAATAAACAAGCTGGCATCCCAAGTGAATATAAAATTCACTCAAGCACGCTGGAGTCTTTAGTCAATGTTGCAGAGGGGACATCATTTTTTAGTCGCACCTTTAAAAGCATAGATATAGCAAAGACTGCTGGCAATGCCTACAAAATTCTCTGCCAAGTCGTTGGCGAAGACACGCTAAATTCAAAAGATAGCTTTAGCATTGACGAGATAAGAAATTTCCCACAAGGCTTTTCTTATAACCGCCAAAGTATGCAAGTAACTAAGATCCATAACTCCATTTATGACTTTGATGCAGCTGCTTCTAGCTTTAACTACAAAGAGTCAAACAAGCAGATGATAAGCACGCTCTTTTTCAACCCAAGCTTTGATGGCGGAGATGGCATGCAGCCACTAAAGCCAACAACAGATATCTTTAACAACAATAATGGTGGCAAAGAGAGTGTGGGAAGTGGTGTTTTTATCGATCCACACGGCGAAAGATACACAAACAAAGATGGCTCTATAACTAGAGGCGGACTTTTAGCAGCCGTTATAAATAGCAACCTTGACGTCAAAGAAGGTGAAACCACCGTTTTTGGAAAGAAGCAAGGCTTTGATAAGAGCGTAGATAGTAAAGAATTTAGTAGGGCATTTGAGCTATTTGAGCTTATGGGTGAGATGAAATTTGGAGCAAATTTCAACAAAGCAAGCGACTCTGATCTATCTGGTATGCCTGAATATATGCAAGAGTATGTTAAGTATAAAAGAGACCTTGTCTATGTAGATCTAACGACTGGGTTTGTCGGTAAGTATTCAGATGAAGAAGACGAACTCTCATTTAAAAAGATGATGGAGCGTAATCTAAAAATGCTAAAGCTACTCTTTGGTGAGATAGACAAGGACGGCAAAAAGAGCAAGGACTTTATGGATAGCTTTTTGAAATTTAGCATGCCACCTTTAAATTTAGTAAAAGAGCTAAATGAAAACCCAGCTGGAAAATACCTAGTAGATATGCTTGGTATAAAAAGAGATGTTGATATAAAGGTGTAG
- a CDS encoding cell surface protein — MITSINGLSNTPIQDNTIQKENAKMSKEQEKALIDSYMQNLIIDNVEKYIKEDRSSENWITETIEKIDNMLSKKYSYTIDERRALLSKYPETLEEFEINVLQSHMDWLLTNSVDGKPTISGLMVGIGTAEQEAELEDFMKSFSEDTMMSNDGARLFARADLSIEEFKKLYREDVEKTTKEHKEFLAKLHKEEQEYNANLAKEQSEKKFKPMQIKKKYETYDINKDQKFLYARELLNFKEKRGIDVLELMQKIDKKQILNKMA; from the coding sequence ATGATAACTAGCATAAACGGACTTAGCAACACACCGATACAAGACAACACTATCCAAAAAGAAAATGCAAAAATGTCAAAGGAGCAAGAAAAGGCTTTAATTGATTCATATATGCAAAATTTAATAATTGATAATGTTGAAAAATACATCAAAGAAGACAGAAGTAGTGAAAACTGGATAACAGAAACCATAGAGAAGATAGACAATATGCTTTCAAAAAAGTATAGCTATACCATTGATGAAAGGCGAGCTTTATTATCAAAATATCCAGAGACCTTAGAGGAATTTGAGATCAATGTATTACAATCTCACATGGATTGGTTGCTTACCAACTCTGTTGATGGCAAACCAACAATTTCTGGACTGATGGTCGGTATCGGCACAGCAGAACAAGAGGCTGAACTAGAAGATTTTATGAAATCATTTTCTGAAGACACAATGATGAGTAATGATGGTGCTAGATTGTTTGCTAGAGCAGATCTAAGTATAGAAGAGTTTAAGAAGCTTTATAGAGAAGATGTAGAAAAAACTACAAAAGAGCATAAAGAATTTCTGGCTAAACTACACAAAGAAGAACAAGAATACAATGCAAATTTAGCCAAAGAGCAAAGCGAGAAGAAATTTAAACCTATGCAGATTAAAAAGAAGTATGAGACCTATGATATAAACAAGGATCAAAAATTTCTCTATGCAAGAGAGCTTTTAAATTTCAAAGAAAAAAGAGGCATAGACGTCTTAGAGCTTATGCAAAAGATAGATAAGAAGCAAATTTTAAATAAGATGGCTTGA
- a CDS encoding Cj0814 family flagellar-dependent secreted protein → MFSLILLLQEPAKFTYTTSSQNSLISLNFNELQAYGYTVDKAGFMGADFNKAASLPQDFKIHKSTLDELSRFAERNHVLNRIKSKDEQIKIFDNIDMADTIKHYYRLFDQMTSALGDDKKSYTLADIGKLPKGYSTKGTRYDAKGHLLKDLSNSTISNIYSSTDELNSAKSLSKELSSAGVRLIVKEVDFTMSEAGDEFSFNPDMSVYQVDEGYSKEALFMGFLRSSRPLPSDSAKTKLSSAALNDISSTGEHKEYFVDFEKVGKDIESIKALIKERLKELTLLMYARSKNTSAESVTSNEYEKFKPAGEDINSLANSWSERISSISNTFVYG, encoded by the coding sequence GTGTTCTCCTTAATTCTATTACTCCAAGAACCAGCTAAATTTACTTATACCACTTCTTCACAAAATAGCCTTATCTCTTTAAATTTTAATGAGCTTCAAGCTTATGGCTACACAGTAGATAAGGCTGGCTTTATGGGAGCTGATTTTAATAAAGCAGCCAGCTTACCGCAGGACTTTAAAATCCACAAAAGCACACTTGATGAGCTTAGTAGATTTGCCGAGCGCAACCATGTGTTAAACCGCATCAAGAGCAAAGACGAGCAGATAAAGATCTTTGATAATATCGATATGGCTGACACCATAAAGCACTACTACAGACTATTTGATCAAATGACCTCTGCTTTAGGTGATGATAAAAAGAGCTACACCCTTGCAGATATAGGCAAACTACCAAAAGGCTACAGTACAAAAGGCACTCGCTATGATGCCAAAGGACATTTGCTAAAAGATCTATCAAACTCTACTATCTCAAATATCTACTCTAGCACTGATGAGCTAAATAGCGCTAAATCTCTTAGCAAAGAGCTTTCAAGTGCAGGCGTTAGGCTCATAGTAAAAGAGGTTGATTTTACGATGAGCGAAGCAGGTGATGAGTTTAGCTTTAACCCTGATATGTCGGTATATCAAGTAGATGAAGGTTATAGCAAAGAGGCTCTTTTTATGGGATTTTTGCGCAGCTCTAGACCACTACCAAGTGATAGTGCAAAGACTAAGCTAAGTAGCGCTGCCTTAAATGATATCTCAAGCACTGGAGAGCATAAAGAGTATTTTGTGGATTTTGAAAAAGTGGGTAAAGATATTGAGAGTATAAAGGCGCTCATAAAAGAAAGGCTTAAAGAGCTAACGCTTTTAATGTATGCAAGATCAAAGAACACTAGCGCAGAGAGTGTTACCTCAAACGAATATGAGAAATTTAAGCCAGCTGGAGAGGATATAAATTCTCTAGCAAATTCTTGGAGTGAGAGGATAAGTTCTATTAGTAATACTTTTGTGTATGGATAA